In Leclercia sp. LSNIH1, the genomic stretch TGCGCGGATTGATGGAGTTTAAGCGCGCCTACGATCTGAATTTGCGGGTCAAGAACATGCTGCCGGATCTCTATGCCGAAGATCCCGACTTCTACCGCAACATGCGTATTCAGGATCTGGCTAAAGGCATTCACAAGCTCATTCGTCAGCACGACTTGCCGCGACTGATGCTGCAGGCGTTTGATGTCCTGCCAGAAATGAAGCTCACCCCGCATCACGCCTGGCAGCGTCAGGTGAAGGGGGAGGTAGAGACGGTCGATCTGGAGGATCTGGTTGGCCGGGTGTCGGCCAATATGATCCTCCCTTATCCTCCTGGTGTGCCGCTGCTTATGCCCGGTGAGATGATCACCGAGAAGAGCAGGGCGGTTCTCGATTTCCTGTTAATGCTCTGCTCGATTGGCCGCCACTATCCCGGCTTTGAAACCGACATCCACGGTGCCAAACGGGATGAAAACGGCATCTACCGGGTACGGGTCTTAAAAGCGTCATGACCCCTTGCACGGCAAGGGGGTTCGGATATAACGTTCAGGCACACCAATAAGGAGAGGCTATGCTGGGTTTAAAGCAGGTTCATCACATTGCAATCATTGCCACCGACTATGCCGCCAGTAAGGCGTTTTACTGCGATACGCTGGGATTTACCCTGCAAAGTGAGTTTTACCGCGAAGAGCGTGATTCTTGGAAAGGCGACCTGGCGCTGAATGGTCAGTATGTCATTGAGCTCTTTTCGTTCCCCTTCCCGCCGGCGCGTCCGTCCCGGCCCGAAGCCTGCGGTTTACGTCATCTGGCGTTCAGTGTGGATGACATTGACCAGGCGGTAGAGCATCTTGAATCCCACGGTGTTAAGTGCGAAGCCATCCGTATCGATCCCTTCACCGGAAAGCGCTTCACCTTTTTCAACGATCCTGATGGCCTGCCGCTGGAGCTCTACCAGCAGTAACGCTTGCCTCGCCAGGGAATGCCCGGTAACGTGCCGGGCACCTTTCTGGATAAATGACGACGATGACCACAGCCGACCTTCAGCAAGCTCTTCACCCGTACCGCCGACTGCTGGTGGGCTTTAGCGGTGGCCTGGATTCCACGGTATTGCTGCATCAGCTAATGCTGTGGCGGGAACAGGAGCCGGACCTTGAGCTGCGCGCTATCCATATTCACCATGGCCTGAGCCCCCACGCCGACAGCTGGGTCGCCCATTGCCAGCACCTGTGCCAGCAGTGGAATATCCCGCTGATCGTGGCGCGGGTAACGCTGGCGGAGGAGGGGCTGGGGCTGGAGGCGCAGGCGCGTAAAGCGCGTTATGCCGCCTTTCGTGAGGCCCTGTTGCCGGATGAAGCGCTGGTCACGGCGCAACATCTGGACGATCAGTGTGAAACTTTTCTGCTGGCGCTAAAGCGCGGCAGTGGCCCGGCGGGGCTGTCGGCCATGCCCGCGCGGGCGCGTTTTGCCGG encodes the following:
- a CDS encoding VOC family protein — its product is MLGLKQVHHIAIIATDYAASKAFYCDTLGFTLQSEFYREERDSWKGDLALNGQYVIELFSFPFPPARPSRPEACGLRHLAFSVDDIDQAVEHLESHGVKCEAIRIDPFTGKRFTFFNDPDGLPLELYQQ